The sequence CGCCTTCTTCAGCCGTGGGCCGAACGGCTTCTCCACGAAGCGGTTGATCAGCCAGGCCAGCACCAGCATGCCGAGCACCGTCGTCGCGAGCGTCGCGTACGGGGGCAGTCCCAGGCCCCGGTGCAGCACCCGGATGGCGAACCAGCCCAGGTGCTCGTGGACCAGGTAGAACGGGTACGTCAGCGCGCCGGCCGTGGTCAGCCAGGACCAGTTGGCCCAGCTGGTCCAGCCCACCGCCACGACCGCCACGGAGGCGAAGGCGAGGGTGACGATCAGCACGATGACGTGCGGGTCGCGGACGAGGTCGCCGTGCGCGCCCGGGTGCCACAGCCCGTGCGTGGCGGTGCTCTGTCCGAGCAGCCAGGAGACGGCCACGATGCCCCACAGCAGCAGGTCGCTGCCGAAACGGTGGATCAGGTAGAGGGCGAGACCGCCGATGAAGAAGGGCGCGTACTCCGGCATGACCAGCTGCTTCAGCAGCTGGTTGTCGGACGTGTTGGTGAGCACCGTCGCCAGCGTCCACACACAGCAGAAGAGCACGACCCGCCGGTAGGTGACCCCGCGCATGACGACGAGCAGGGCGAACAGCGCGTAGAAGCGGACCTCGGCCCAGAGCGTCCAGCACACGCCCAGCACGCGCGTCGCGCCCATCGGCTGCTGCAGCATCGTCAGGTTGACCAGGAACTCGTCGAGGCGGACCGCGTGCACGACGGCCGGCAGGACGAGGGAAGCGCCGGTGACCAGCACCAGGGCGACCCAGTAGGCGGGGTAGAGGCGGGCGACGCGGGAGCGGAAGAAGTCGCCGAGGGTGCGGCCCCAGCTGCTCATGCAGATGACGAAACCGCTGATGACGAAGAAGAACTGGACGCCCAGGCAGCCGTAGGCGGACATCTGCGACAGCGTCGGGAAGAGGAGGTGCGGCGACCGGTGCCAGGACTCGGAGACCGTGCCGCCGCGTCCGGTGTAGTGGTAGAGGCAGACCATCAGCGCGGCCACGAGCCGCAGACCGTCCAGCGCGAGCAGACGGTTCTTGTGGCCGCCGGAGACGG is a genomic window of Streptomyces griseochromogenes containing:
- a CDS encoding acyltransferase family protein — its product is MPASSSTLTSAPPAPRPAPAPSVSGGHKNRLLALDGLRLVAALMVCLYHYTGRGGTVSESWHRSPHLLFPTLSQMSAYGCLGVQFFFVISGFVICMSSWGRTLGDFFRSRVARLYPAYWVALVLVTGASLVLPAVVHAVRLDEFLVNLTMLQQPMGATRVLGVCWTLWAEVRFYALFALLVVMRGVTYRRVVLFCCVWTLATVLTNTSDNQLLKQLVMPEYAPFFIGGLALYLIHRFGSDLLLWGIVAVSWLLGQSTATHGLWHPGAHGDLVRDPHVIVLIVTLAFASVAVVAVGWTSWANWSWLTTAGALTYPFYLVHEHLGWFAIRVLHRGLGLPPYATLATTVLGMLVLAWLINRFVEKPFGPRLKKALKRESLAGRLARP